From the genome of Deinococcus sp. AJ005, one region includes:
- a CDS encoding DUF402 domain-containing protein, producing the protein MKRKTFDLRPWARVTQSTQTALAVPGYVIVDFTAQTVIRPLEVSRSGSILRHLILDDGYRWIRCHPTGAGEGVMGAALTVQMNAAGQPVQFYVDIHGGEGVDEDGLPWHDDLYLDVVGDPNETARWTVAATEIIDADELDEAVEAGLVTPELAARTWDHAHQIEAELRAGTYAPVDVLRRYVEDPYT; encoded by the coding sequence GTGAAGCGCAAAACCTTTGACCTCCGGCCCTGGGCGCGGGTCACGCAGTCCACCCAGACGGCGCTGGCCGTGCCAGGGTACGTGATCGTGGATTTCACGGCCCAGACCGTGATTCGCCCGCTGGAAGTGTCCAGATCAGGATCAATCCTGCGCCACCTGATCCTTGACGACGGCTACCGCTGGATTCGCTGTCATCCCACTGGCGCGGGCGAAGGTGTCATGGGCGCGGCCCTGACCGTCCAGATGAACGCGGCGGGCCAGCCCGTGCAATTTTACGTGGATATCCACGGCGGCGAGGGCGTGGACGAGGACGGCCTGCCGTGGCACGATGACCTGTACCTGGACGTGGTGGGTGATCCCAATGAAACGGCGCGCTGGACGGTGGCCGCCACCGAGATTATCGACGCCGATGAACTGGACGAGGCGGTAGAGGCTGGGCTGGTCACGCCGGAACTGGCCGCGCGGACCTGGGACCATGCCCACCAGATCGAGGCGGAACTGCGGGCCGGAACATACGCCCCCGTGGACGTGCTGCGGCGCTATGTGGAAGACCCGTATACTTGA
- a CDS encoding YcjF family protein, producing the protein MLPPLVKQVLDNFNFDIDPGLSRDENVDEVIKSAALLSGAVAIEPIPFADILVITPVQAKMVLHIGKIYGFDISPERALEIVRELGVTIAYGMAARQLMRGLAKLALPVIGGIITAPAVYGWTFALGRVAQSYFERKQLGLPDSRREQVKVIQEAKQQSRKVLPNAQDFTDLASELRRRADEKNKSQGGPNGMN; encoded by the coding sequence ATGTTGCCCCCGCTGGTCAAGCAGGTTCTCGATAATTTCAACTTCGACATCGATCCAGGGCTGAGCCGGGATGAGAATGTGGATGAGGTCATCAAGAGCGCGGCGCTGCTGTCGGGCGCGGTGGCCATCGAGCCGATTCCCTTCGCGGACATTCTGGTGATTACCCCGGTGCAGGCCAAGATGGTGCTGCACATCGGCAAGATCTACGGCTTCGATATTTCTCCCGAGCGGGCGCTGGAGATCGTGCGGGAGCTGGGCGTGACCATCGCTTACGGCATGGCGGCGCGTCAGTTGATGCGCGGTCTGGCGAAACTGGCGCTGCCGGTGATCGGCGGCATTATCACTGCGCCCGCCGTTTATGGCTGGACATTCGCGCTGGGCCGGGTGGCGCAGAGCTACTTTGAGCGCAAACAACTGGGCCTGCCCGACAGCCGCAGGGAACAGGTCAAGGTGATTCAGGAGGCCAAGCAGCAGTCCCGCAAGGTGCTGCCCAACGCCCAGGATTTCACCGATCTGGCCAGCGAACTGCGCCGCCGCGCTGACGAGAAGAACAAGAGCCAGGGTGGACCGAACGGAATGAACTGA
- the cysS gene encoding cysteine--tRNA ligase, translated as MTAHPQPDQNIILYDTMQRQKVPFVPTTPGHVGMYLCGPTVYSDAHLGHARKEVAFDVIRRAFMHFGYAVRYVANITDVGHLQDDSDDGEDKIAKRAALERLEPMEVADKYFWSFMDDMAALNILRPSINPRATGHITEQIALIEELIERGHAYESGGSVYFDVRSWPDYGKLSGRKLDDQDVGTREAVRGEKHDARDFALWKNAEGGHLMRWPSPWGIGFPGWHIECSAMSLKYLGEGFDIHGGGLDLEFPHHEAEIAQAEAAGHAFARYWMHNNMLTIGGEKMSKSKGNFTTIADVLSRHDPMVVRFLLVSSHYRSITEFSDAAFESAKNGYRRLSESLHEIERRLGDAPDGGDAALDRKIETHVQAFEAAMRDDFNTPKAVAALFGLSGDMNSALAVGRVGRVTLERARDAFRTLGGDVLGLFAGGSAAQEDNSEVVGTLMELVLKARQNYRLNKQYAESDELRDTLTQVGVTVEDTKDGPRWRR; from the coding sequence ATGACCGCCCACCCCCAACCTGACCAGAACATCATCCTGTACGACACCATGCAGCGCCAGAAAGTCCCGTTCGTCCCTACCACGCCGGGTCATGTGGGCATGTACCTGTGCGGTCCCACCGTCTACAGCGACGCGCACCTGGGCCATGCCAGGAAGGAAGTGGCCTTCGACGTGATCCGCCGCGCCTTCATGCACTTCGGCTACGCGGTGCGCTACGTGGCGAACATCACCGACGTGGGCCACCTGCAAGACGACAGCGACGACGGCGAGGACAAGATCGCCAAACGCGCCGCGCTGGAACGCCTGGAGCCGATGGAAGTGGCCGACAAGTATTTCTGGTCCTTCATGGACGATATGGCCGCCCTGAACATCCTGCGCCCCAGCATCAATCCGCGCGCCACCGGGCACATTACCGAGCAGATCGCGCTGATCGAGGAACTGATTGAACGCGGCCACGCCTACGAATCCGGCGGTAGCGTCTACTTCGACGTGCGGAGCTGGCCTGACTACGGCAAGCTGTCGGGCCGCAAGCTGGACGATCAAGACGTTGGCACGCGCGAGGCCGTGCGCGGCGAAAAGCACGACGCCCGCGACTTCGCCCTGTGGAAGAACGCCGAGGGCGGCCACCTGATGCGCTGGCCCTCGCCGTGGGGCATCGGTTTTCCCGGCTGGCACATTGAATGCAGCGCCATGAGCCTCAAGTATCTGGGCGAGGGCTTTGACATCCACGGCGGCGGCCTGGACCTGGAATTCCCCCACCACGAGGCCGAGATCGCGCAGGCCGAGGCGGCGGGTCACGCCTTCGCGCGCTACTGGATGCACAACAACATGCTGACCATCGGCGGCGAGAAGATGAGCAAGAGCAAGGGCAATTTCACCACCATTGCCGACGTCCTTTCGCGCCATGACCCGATGGTGGTGCGCTTTCTGCTGGTGTCCAGTCATTACCGCTCCATCACCGAATTTTCCGACGCGGCCTTTGAATCCGCGAAGAATGGCTACCGCCGCCTGAGCGAGAGCCTGCATGAGATAGAGCGCCGTCTGGGTGACGCGCCGGACGGGGGAGACGCTGCGCTGGACCGCAAAATTGAGACGCATGTGCAGGCGTTTGAAGCCGCCATGCGCGACGACTTCAACACGCCCAAAGCGGTGGCCGCACTCTTCGGTCTGAGCGGCGACATGAACTCCGCGCTGGCGGTGGGCAGGGTTGGGCGGGTCACGCTTGAGCGGGCACGGGACGCTTTCCGCACACTGGGCGGCGACGTGCTGGGTCTGTTTGCCGGGGGCAGCGCGGCGCAGGAGGACAACTCGGAGGTGGTCGGCACGCTGATGGAGCTGGTTCTGAAGGCCCGGCAGAATTACCGCCTGAACAAGCAGTACGCCGAATCCGACGAGCTGCGCGACACGCTGACCCAGGTGGGCGTGACTGTCGAGGACACCAAGGATGGCCCGCGCTGGCGGCGCTGA
- a CDS encoding MMPL family transporter, translated as MQFLARLASRHPWAVLAVWIIAAALSLPLAARAPAALNADPAGGLTNSEANTVSALLRERFGERDTNTAILVTRSNPPLNTPEGQKNYGAFVDGLEKVAGVSRVVPATTGGPVPTRAADGVLALTVAQIPLQEGGTEALSAVRQYVRGVQSEALSIRVTGGQAIADDFTEFAESDTKRSEFTALPLIGGLLLLVFGALVATGLPLAVGLLSISVAMAALYGLTFLMPVSTFAQSVITMLGLGAGIDYALLMVNRFREELKREPDSRTAAARTVMTAGRSVAFSGMTVGIAMAGLILPPVAFVRSIGIGGVLAVILTVLASLTALPALLALLGERVNSPRLLKVTWAQSGAASAAWTAFARRVTARPVLGVLLTTAFLLTLAIPALGLKTGYAGAWGLVPGVPSRDALGDVRELGAGGLLSQFEVILDLKGQKYTPADRDRFQKVVNDLRALPDVKAVISPFLTSADLAGAGTGGLEALSLLTRRSFSADRELLRVTVVPMDTLRAQDIAAFEKRVRQSLDASGYVYLLGGAPVGGEEFSRAIIGTLPGVIAVVFTGTFLLLMVAFRSLLIPLKSIVMNALTVGAAVGVVTLIVQDGFLAAPLGIPADVGVLDASLPVLLFAVMFGLSMDYEIFLLSRVQEEYLNGASNDEAVVLAVGHTARIITSAAVIMFIVFVAFMFGRVVATKSIGLGLAVAVALDATLVRLILVPAFLKLAGKWNWWLPEWLDKRLPRIRLEH; from the coding sequence GTGCAATTCCTGGCCCGTCTCGCGTCCCGACACCCCTGGGCGGTGCTGGCGGTGTGGATCATCGCCGCCGCACTGAGCCTGCCGCTGGCCGCCCGCGCCCCGGCAGCGTTGAATGCCGATCCGGCAGGGGGGCTGACCAATTCGGAGGCCAACACGGTTTCCGCGCTGCTGCGCGAACGCTTTGGCGAGCGGGACACCAACACCGCCATTCTGGTCACGCGCAGCAACCCGCCGCTGAATACGCCGGAAGGGCAGAAAAACTACGGGGCGTTCGTGGATGGTCTGGAAAAGGTAGCGGGCGTGTCGCGCGTCGTTCCGGCCACCACGGGCGGCCCCGTTCCCACACGGGCGGCGGACGGCGTGCTGGCCCTGACCGTGGCCCAGATTCCGTTGCAGGAGGGGGGCACCGAGGCGCTGTCGGCGGTGCGCCAGTACGTGCGCGGCGTCCAGAGCGAGGCGCTGAGCATCCGCGTGACGGGCGGGCAGGCGATTGCCGACGACTTCACCGAGTTCGCCGAGTCCGACACCAAGCGCAGCGAGTTCACGGCACTGCCCCTGATCGGCGGGCTGCTGCTGCTGGTGTTCGGGGCGCTGGTGGCCACTGGACTCCCGCTGGCGGTGGGCCTGCTGAGCATCTCCGTGGCGATGGCGGCGCTGTACGGCCTGACCTTCCTGATGCCCGTCAGCACCTTCGCCCAGAGCGTGATTACCATGCTGGGCCTGGGCGCGGGCATCGACTACGCCCTACTGATGGTCAACCGCTTCCGCGAAGAATTGAAGCGTGAGCCGGACAGCCGAACAGCCGCCGCCCGCACCGTGATGACGGCGGGCCGCAGCGTGGCCTTCAGCGGCATGACCGTGGGCATCGCGATGGCGGGGCTGATCCTGCCCCCGGTGGCCTTTGTCCGCAGCATCGGCATCGGCGGCGTGCTGGCAGTGATCCTGACCGTGCTGGCGAGCCTGACGGCGCTCCCCGCGTTGCTGGCGCTGCTGGGCGAACGGGTCAACAGCCCGCGCCTGCTGAAAGTGACCTGGGCGCAGAGTGGCGCGGCGTCGGCGGCGTGGACCGCGTTCGCCCGCCGCGTCACCGCCCGCCCCGTGCTGGGGGTACTGCTGACCACCGCCTTTCTGCTGACGCTGGCGATTCCTGCCCTGGGCCTGAAAACCGGCTACGCGGGCGCGTGGGGGCTGGTCCCCGGCGTGCCCAGCCGCGACGCCCTCGGGGACGTGCGCGAACTGGGCGCGGGCGGCTTGCTCAGCCAGTTTGAAGTGATTCTGGATTTGAAGGGGCAGAAGTACACCCCGGCAGACCGGGACAGGTTCCAGAAGGTGGTGAACGATCTGCGTGCCCTTCCAGACGTGAAGGCCGTCATCAGCCCCTTCCTGACCTCTGCCGATCTGGCCGGGGCAGGGACGGGCGGTCTGGAGGCGCTGAGCTTGCTGACCCGACGATCATTCAGCGCAGACCGCGAGTTGCTGCGGGTGACGGTGGTGCCGATGGATACCCTGCGTGCCCAGGACATCGCCGCCTTTGAAAAACGTGTGCGTCAGTCTCTGGACGCCAGCGGCTACGTCTATCTGCTGGGCGGCGCACCCGTGGGCGGCGAAGAGTTCAGCCGCGCAATCATCGGCACGTTGCCGGGGGTGATCGCGGTGGTCTTTACCGGCACCTTCCTGCTGCTGATGGTGGCCTTCCGCAGCCTGCTGATTCCCCTGAAAAGCATCGTGATGAATGCCCTGACGGTGGGCGCGGCGGTGGGTGTGGTCACGCTGATCGTGCAGGACGGCTTTCTGGCCGCGCCGCTGGGCATCCCCGCCGACGTGGGCGTGCTGGACGCCTCGCTGCCCGTGCTGCTGTTTGCCGTAATGTTCGGCCTGAGCATGGATTACGAGATCTTTTTGCTCTCGCGCGTGCAGGAGGAATACCTGAACGGGGCCAGCAACGACGAGGCCGTGGTGCTGGCCGTGGGCCACACCGCCCGCATCATCACCAGCGCCGCCGTGATCATGTTTATCGTGTTCGTGGCCTTCATGTTCGGGCGCGTGGTGGCCACCAAGAGCATCGGCCTGGGCCTGGCGGTGGCGGTGGCCCTGGACGCCACCCTGGTGCGCCTGATTCTGGTGCCCGCCTTCCTTAAGCTGGCTGGAAAGTGGAACTGGTGGCTGCCGGAGTGGCTGGACAAACGGCTCCCGCGCATCCGGCTGGAGCATTGA
- a CDS encoding DUF402 domain-containing protein produces MRRKGTDHQAWHQVAHSEQTVTALPGGTIVDFRVLEMNTPLIGMLLGQSLTVMDTGYRWISYIPEGTKHALLVMLDTSGSPLQLYVDVGERTGVGEGGLPWIDDLYLDVTANCAVLPDGRWRVMDTEIIDQDELETALLNGKITQAQFDLAWTEARKIDDALQNNHFEPVEIVRQ; encoded by the coding sequence GTGAGACGCAAGGGAACAGACCATCAAGCTTGGCATCAGGTGGCCCACAGTGAGCAGACAGTTACGGCCCTACCCGGCGGCACCATCGTCGATTTTCGCGTGCTGGAGATGAACACGCCTCTGATTGGCATGCTGCTGGGGCAATCGCTGACGGTGATGGACACTGGTTACCGCTGGATTTCTTATATTCCAGAGGGAACCAAACATGCCTTGCTGGTGATGTTGGACACTTCGGGGAGTCCACTTCAGCTTTATGTCGATGTGGGCGAGAGGACCGGCGTGGGCGAGGGTGGGCTGCCGTGGATTGACGATCTTTACTTGGATGTCACGGCCAACTGCGCTGTTCTGCCAGATGGACGGTGGCGCGTGATGGACACGGAAATCATTGATCAGGACGAGCTGGAGACGGCCCTGCTGAATGGCAAGATCACGCAGGCACAATTTGATCTGGCCTGGACCGAGGCGCGAAAGATCGATGATGCTCTACAAAATAATCACTTTGAACCCGTCGAGATCGTGCGGCAGTAG
- a CDS encoding response regulator, translating into MSSPPFHLLLVEDELADALLFQDMLSEQDQEITVHHVQNGREALDYLCEPAPGPRPHLIVLDLNMPIMNGHEFLERVKSLPEVRSIPVLVLSTSEHPSDIHRAYEGQVSGYVVKPGNYQEYMHVLETIRAYWRGLVRLPSLEEVMQGRMGF; encoded by the coding sequence GTGAGTTCCCCACCCTTTCATCTGCTGCTGGTCGAGGACGAGCTGGCCGACGCCCTGCTCTTCCAGGACATGCTTTCCGAGCAGGATCAGGAAATCACGGTGCATCACGTCCAGAACGGCCGGGAAGCCCTCGACTACCTGTGCGAGCCAGCCCCCGGCCCCCGGCCCCATCTGATCGTGCTGGACCTGAACATGCCGATCATGAACGGTCACGAGTTTCTGGAGCGCGTCAAGTCCCTGCCTGAAGTGCGCTCCATTCCGGTGCTGGTCCTGTCCACCTCCGAGCATCCCAGCGACATCCACCGCGCCTACGAGGGGCAGGTCAGCGGGTACGTGGTCAAGCCGGGCAATTACCAGGAATACATGCATGTGCTGGAAACGATCCGGGCCTACTGGCGCGGGCTGGTGCGCCTGCCCAGCCTGGAAGAGGTGATGCAGGGCCGCATGGGTTTTTAG
- a CDS encoding 23S rRNA (cytosine(2499)-C(5))-methyltransferase gives MSSPASVLPRLRLRVTLAAEGYVRAGHPWVYESSVREQNRDGEAGELAVIYDRRDRFLAIGLYDPFSPLRLRVLHAGPPVTLDDAWWAAHLDQALQKRGALADASDTDGYRVLNGESDGFGGLVVDRYAQVLVLKIYTAAWFPHLDRIQGLLAERFPDSAMVLRLSRNIQSIAAEEGLSDGQILTGDLPENPVVFYESGLAFEADVLRGQKTGFFLDQRENRRRVEGLAKDRRVLNAFSFSGGFSLYAARGGATEVVSLDISAHALAGAENNFALNPGLTTPHETVQADVFDWLARTRRTFDLIILDPPSLARRETERTGAIRAYAKLAADGMARLAPGGILLSASCSAHVSADEFWDAVRGAAQASGRTWKELGTSRHAPDHHATFAEAEYLKAIYLEMG, from the coding sequence ATGTCTTCTCCCGCTTCCGTTCTTCCCCGCCTGCGTCTGCGCGTGACCCTGGCGGCGGAAGGTTACGTGCGTGCCGGGCATCCCTGGGTCTACGAATCCAGCGTGCGTGAGCAGAACCGAGACGGCGAGGCCGGGGAACTGGCGGTGATCTATGACCGCCGGGACCGCTTTCTGGCGATTGGCCTGTATGACCCGTTTTCGCCCCTGCGCCTGCGCGTGCTGCACGCCGGGCCGCCCGTCACGCTGGACGACGCATGGTGGGCCGCCCATCTGGATCAGGCTTTGCAGAAGCGTGGGGCGCTGGCCGACGCCTCAGACACCGACGGCTACCGCGTCCTCAACGGCGAGTCCGATGGTTTCGGCGGTCTGGTGGTGGACCGTTACGCCCAGGTCTTGGTCCTCAAGATCTACACAGCGGCATGGTTCCCGCATCTGGACCGCATTCAGGGATTGCTGGCCGAACGCTTCCCTGACTCTGCAATGGTTCTGCGCCTCAGTCGCAATATTCAGAGCATCGCGGCAGAGGAGGGGCTGTCTGACGGTCAGATCCTGACGGGCGATTTGCCGGAAAATCCAGTCGTTTTCTACGAATCCGGTCTGGCCTTTGAAGCCGATGTGTTGCGTGGTCAGAAAACCGGATTCTTCCTGGACCAGCGCGAGAATCGGCGGCGGGTGGAGGGGCTGGCGAAGGACAGGCGGGTGCTGAATGCCTTCTCCTTCTCGGGCGGCTTCTCGCTGTACGCAGCACGGGGCGGCGCAACCGAAGTCGTCAGTCTGGATATCAGCGCCCACGCATTGGCCGGGGCCGAAAATAACTTCGCCTTGAATCCGGGACTGACCACGCCGCATGAAACTGTGCAGGCGGATGTTTTTGACTGGCTTGCCAGAACCCGCCGCACTTTTGATCTGATTATTCTGGACCCCCCCTCGCTGGCCCGCCGCGAAACCGAGCGGACCGGGGCCATTCGCGCCTACGCCAAACTGGCTGCCGACGGCATGGCCCGATTGGCTCCCGGCGGCATCCTTCTCAGCGCCTCGTGTTCGGCCCACGTCAGCGCAGATGAATTCTGGGACGCTGTGCGCGGCGCGGCCCAGGCCAGTGGCAGAACATGGAAGGAGCTGGGCACGAGCCGTCACGCCCCGGACCACCACGCGACGTTTGCCGAAGCCGAGTATTTGAAGGCGATTTATCTGGAGATGGGGTGA
- a CDS encoding ATP-binding protein, whose protein sequence is MLPESPPERFAVAAFDALLAHIAIVDADGVIVAVNHAWTAFARSNGGMGNDVGLNYLSICDGAQGQDGQDARATAQGIRAVMAGEQQVFELEYPCHTPTEQRYYLARVTRFTQDGAHYALVAHEDITRRKLAELEVTALNAGLERRVQERTEALEASEAALQRLNGELMDRNEELSQFVYVASHDLQEPLRTLGAYADILRQRYRGKQLDERADIYLGHITEQVGRARRLVRDVLALSTVSEEAPREATDLGELCRDVQAELNWPPDAELQVAAVPPVWANPPQMRQLLGNLLGNALKFHAESQLRVELNGEPDGDLIHLTLRDNGIGIAPEYADKVFGMFQRLHGRTPTGGNGIGLAVCRRIVEKHGGRIWIEAAPGGGTAVHFTLPNVQDTGNQDAGTQDTRTQVTGI, encoded by the coding sequence ATGTTGCCGGAATCGCCGCCCGAACGTTTTGCCGTGGCGGCTTTTGATGCTTTGCTTGCCCATATCGCTATCGTCGATGCGGACGGTGTGATCGTCGCCGTCAACCACGCCTGGACCGCCTTCGCGCGCAGCAACGGCGGGATGGGCAACGATGTGGGTCTCAACTATCTGTCCATCTGCGACGGGGCGCAGGGCCAGGACGGTCAGGACGCCCGCGCCACCGCACAGGGCATCCGCGCGGTGATGGCCGGGGAGCAGCAGGTGTTTGAACTGGAATATCCCTGCCACACGCCCACTGAGCAGCGTTATTACTTGGCCCGCGTGACCCGGTTCACGCAGGACGGCGCGCACTACGCGCTGGTGGCCCACGAGGACATCACCCGCCGCAAGCTGGCCGAGCTGGAGGTCACGGCGCTGAACGCCGGGCTGGAACGGCGGGTCCAGGAGCGCACCGAGGCGCTGGAAGCCAGTGAGGCGGCCCTGCAACGCCTGAACGGCGAACTGATGGACCGCAACGAGGAACTCTCGCAGTTCGTCTACGTGGCCAGCCACGACTTGCAGGAACCGCTGCGGACGCTGGGGGCCTACGCCGATATTCTGCGCCAGCGCTACCGGGGCAAGCAGCTCGACGAACGCGCCGACATCTACCTGGGCCACATCACCGAGCAGGTGGGGCGCGCCCGCAGGCTGGTCCGCGACGTGCTGGCCCTGTCCACCGTCAGCGAGGAAGCCCCCCGTGAGGCCACCGATCTGGGCGAACTGTGCCGCGATGTGCAGGCCGAACTGAACTGGCCCCCGGACGCCGAATTACAGGTGGCCGCAGTCCCGCCCGTGTGGGCCAACCCGCCCCAGATGCGCCAGTTGCTGGGCAACCTGCTGGGCAACGCCCTGAAGTTCCACGCGGAGAGCCAGTTGCGGGTGGAATTGAATGGGGAACCGGACGGCGATCTGATTCACCTCACCCTGCGCGACAACGGCATCGGCATTGCGCCGGAGTACGCCGACAAGGTTTTTGGAATGTTCCAGCGCCTGCACGGGCGCACGCCCACCGGGGGCAACGGCATCGGGCTGGCCGTGTGCCGCCGTATCGTGGAAAAGCACGGCGGGCGCATCTGGATCGAGGCCGCGCCGGGCGGCGGGACCGCCGTGCATTTCACGCTGCCCAATGTTCAGGACACGGGAAATCAGGATGCCGGAACTCAGGACACGCGAACTCAGGTCACTGGGATTTGA
- a CDS encoding PaaI family thioesterase, whose protein sequence is MTQPTLQSPLPPQAVQAVKAALHNIPMNATVGVTITDVGVGWATGECPDTPPFQNHLGTIHAGAQFLLAEAVSGAAFGGAFAAHFASAVPLIERLDTHYVGRARGGLTARAEARAAELPAALEAYKTEGKARLVIDVSVRDGDNKEVMRAVAHWYLRSMATLRSK, encoded by the coding sequence ATGACCCAGCCCACGCTGCAATCCCCCCTGCCCCCGCAAGCTGTCCAGGCGGTCAAGGCCGCCCTGCACAACATTCCCATGAACGCCACCGTGGGCGTGACCATCACCGATGTCGGTGTGGGCTGGGCCACCGGGGAGTGCCCCGATACGCCCCCTTTTCAGAACCATCTGGGGACCATCCACGCCGGGGCGCAGTTCCTGCTGGCCGAGGCCGTCAGCGGGGCAGCGTTTGGTGGGGCCTTCGCCGCTCATTTTGCCAGCGCGGTGCCCCTGATCGAACGGTTGGATACCCATTACGTGGGCCGGGCACGCGGCGGTCTGACCGCCAGAGCCGAGGCCCGCGCTGCGGAACTGCCCGCTGCCCTGGAAGCCTATAAAACAGAGGGCAAGGCGCGTCTGGTGATCGATGTCAGCGTCCGTGACGGCGACAACAAAGAAGTGATGCGGGCGGTGGCGCACTGGTATCTGCGTTCGATGGCGACATTGCGGAGCAAATAA